In a genomic window of Streptomyces katrae:
- a CDS encoding glycosyltransferase, protein MKILIAAAGSRGDVDPYTGLGAALRAAGHEVALATTAPFAPLVHAAGLEFRALHADTRPRGDVTDRRELMRTAAAFLTELGQGFADAVDEGTDLLLLSTTTAPLGWHLAEATGTPSLGVYLQPTAPTGDFPPVVTGARSLGRPGNRAAGRFALRMADRISEQGVARLRDRLALPPLTASAMRRRRERAHWPVLHGCSTALVPAPADWRPGLDVVGNWWPHLDPAERLPGDLEDFLRAGPPPVLIGFGSMASGEGERLGELAVRALRRAGLRGILQSGAAGLAAAGAGPDVLVVGDVPHALLFPRLAAVVHHAGAGTSAAALRAGVPAVPVPVTADQPFWARRLAALGAATAPVPFRSLTAESLAAALERVVGQEAYARAARAAARHIAAEDGAARVLEAVEGAARAR, encoded by the coding sequence CTGAAGATACTCATCGCCGCCGCCGGATCACGCGGCGACGTCGACCCCTACACCGGCCTGGGCGCCGCACTGCGCGCCGCCGGACACGAGGTCGCCCTGGCCACCACCGCCCCCTTCGCGCCCCTCGTGCACGCCGCGGGCCTGGAGTTCCGCGCCCTGCACGCCGACACCCGGCCGCGCGGGGACGTCACCGACCGGCGCGAGCTGATGCGCACCGCCGCCGCGTTCCTCACCGAACTGGGCCAGGGCTTCGCCGACGCCGTGGACGAGGGCACCGACCTGCTCCTGCTGTCCACCACCACGGCCCCGCTCGGCTGGCACCTCGCCGAGGCCACCGGCACGCCCAGCCTCGGCGTCTACCTCCAGCCCACCGCCCCCACCGGCGACTTCCCGCCCGTGGTCACCGGCGCCCGCTCGCTGGGCCGGCCCGGCAACCGCGCGGCCGGACGGTTCGCCCTGCGCATGGCCGACCGGATCAGCGAGCAGGGCGTCGCCCGGCTGCGCGACCGCCTCGCCCTGCCGCCGCTCACCGCCTCGGCCATGCGCCGGCGCCGGGAGCGGGCGCACTGGCCCGTACTGCACGGCTGCAGCACGGCCCTGGTGCCGGCCCCCGCCGACTGGCGGCCGGGCCTGGACGTCGTGGGCAACTGGTGGCCCCACCTCGACCCGGCCGAACGGCTGCCCGGGGACCTGGAGGACTTCCTCCGCGCGGGCCCGCCCCCCGTCCTCATCGGCTTCGGCAGCATGGCCTCCGGCGAGGGGGAACGCCTCGGCGAGCTCGCCGTACGGGCCCTGCGCCGCGCCGGACTGCGCGGAATCCTCCAGAGCGGCGCCGCCGGACTCGCCGCCGCCGGCGCCGGCCCGGACGTCCTCGTCGTCGGCGACGTCCCGCACGCCCTCCTCTTCCCCCGGCTGGCCGCGGTCGTCCACCACGCCGGGGCCGGCACCTCGGCGGCCGCGCTGCGGGCCGGGGTCCCCGCGGTGCCGGTCCCCGTGACCGCGGACCAGCCGTTCTGGGCGCGCCGCCTCGCCGCGCTGGGCGCCGCGACCGCTCCCGTCCCCTTCCGCTCCCTCACCGCCGAATCGCTCGCCGCGGCGCTGGAGCGGGTGGTCGGACAGGAGGCGTACGCCCGGGCCGCGCGGGCCGCGGCGCGGCACATCGCCGCCGAGGACGGAGCGGCCCGGGTCCTCGAAGCGGTCGAAGGGGCGGCCCGCGCGAGGTGA
- a CDS encoding DUF6131 family protein, translating into MIILGVILLIIGFLTGISILWTIGVILVVIGLVLWVLGAVGHAVGGRRHYY; encoded by the coding sequence ATGATTATCCTGGGCGTCATTCTGCTGATCATCGGCTTCTTGACCGGGATCTCGATCCTCTGGACGATCGGCGTCATCCTCGTCGTGATCGGCCTCGTCCTGTGGGTGCTGGGCGCCGTCGGGCACGCCGTGGGGGGCCGCCGGCACTACTATTGA
- a CDS encoding CsbD family protein, translating to MSKMKGKAEQLKGKTKEEIGDMADDKTMEMKGKAEKAAGRAKESKADAAAQMRKIHDANR from the coding sequence ATGAGCAAGATGAAGGGCAAGGCCGAGCAGCTGAAGGGCAAGACGAAGGAAGAGATCGGCGACATGGCCGACGACAAGACGATGGAGATGAAGGGCAAGGCGGAGAAGGCCGCAGGCCGCGCGAAGGAGTCCAAGGCGGACGCGGCGGCCCAGATGCGGAAGATCCACGACGCGAACCGGTGA
- a CDS encoding class I SAM-dependent methyltransferase gives MNAGEPGGRYGEAVFRPEQAGEGERIDFGALAYDDITMARLRALGAGPGWSCLDVGAGTGTVSRRLLDEAGVAAVLAVDRDVRFLRERPGLEVLQADVTGPEFAAGRRFRLVHARFVLMHLPERERLIAALAERVEPGGVLVLSDAVDLTSGSEPGTPYAAAMRAMWQGLRETIGTDVSWVPSYPRLLRAAGLVPVAAEMHVPPLEPGSPLSRFWADTWERSRAAMTGTGLVDDAAVDAAVRYLDSEECAALSAGMLTAWGWKPAGAAPG, from the coding sequence GTGAACGCCGGGGAGCCCGGCGGGCGTTACGGGGAGGCGGTGTTCCGGCCGGAGCAGGCGGGTGAGGGCGAGCGCATCGACTTCGGCGCCCTCGCGTACGACGACATCACCATGGCGCGGCTGCGGGCGCTGGGGGCCGGTCCCGGGTGGAGCTGCCTCGACGTGGGCGCGGGCACGGGGACGGTCTCGCGCCGGCTGCTGGACGAGGCCGGGGTGGCGGCCGTGCTGGCGGTCGACCGGGACGTGCGCTTCCTGCGGGAGCGGCCCGGGCTCGAGGTGCTGCAGGCCGACGTCACCGGCCCGGAGTTCGCCGCGGGCCGCCGGTTCCGGCTCGTCCACGCGCGCTTCGTGCTGATGCACCTGCCCGAGCGCGAGCGCCTGATCGCGGCGCTGGCCGAACGGGTCGAGCCCGGCGGTGTGCTGGTGCTCAGCGACGCGGTCGACCTGACGAGCGGCTCGGAGCCCGGCACGCCGTACGCCGCCGCCATGCGGGCGATGTGGCAGGGGCTGCGGGAGACCATCGGGACGGACGTGTCCTGGGTGCCCTCGTACCCGCGGCTGCTGCGCGCGGCGGGGCTCGTGCCGGTCGCCGCCGAGATGCACGTACCGCCGCTGGAGCCCGGCAGCCCCCTCAGCCGTTTCTGGGCGGACACGTGGGAACGCAGCCGGGCGGCGATGACCGGCACCGGCCTGGTGGACGACGCCGCGGTCGACGCGGCGGTGCGGTACCTGGACTCCGAGGAGTGCGCCGCGCTGTCGGCCGGCATGCTCACGGCGTGGGGCTGGAAGCCCGCCGGGGCCGCCCCGGGATGA
- a CDS encoding DUF4190 domain-containing protein, whose translation MSTPPQPPPYPQQPYGQPGPYGQPGQPPQGAMPGPATPYGDPQGWYQPQQQKTNTVAVVAFVMSLVCAVPTVPLILGIVAMSQIRKEGGKGKGLAIAAVVIHSVSLLIIVLAVILGLTRAADGGSTPRRDTHGQVTTPGSSKVEDIRKGDCFNTDDDLSKTQKGDGTQARLSVRTVPCTQPHEGEAYAVFTLDNGAFPGADKIVTMSEEKCGGSALTDYVGEAEKLPNNLEVFYYYPQASSWLLGDRTVTCFLGTSNGTSTGSARAAGS comes from the coding sequence ATGTCGACACCCCCTCAGCCCCCGCCGTACCCGCAGCAGCCGTACGGGCAGCCGGGGCCGTACGGCCAGCCCGGCCAGCCGCCGCAGGGCGCGATGCCCGGGCCCGCGACGCCGTACGGCGATCCGCAGGGCTGGTACCAGCCGCAGCAGCAGAAGACCAACACGGTTGCCGTGGTGGCGTTCGTGATGTCGCTCGTCTGCGCGGTACCGACGGTTCCGCTCATCCTGGGCATCGTCGCGATGTCCCAGATACGCAAGGAGGGCGGGAAGGGCAAGGGGCTGGCCATCGCGGCCGTGGTCATCCACAGCGTGAGCCTCCTGATCATCGTGCTGGCGGTGATCCTCGGACTGACGAGGGCGGCTGACGGGGGCTCCACTCCGCGGCGCGACACCCACGGCCAGGTCACCACGCCGGGATCCAGCAAGGTGGAGGACATCCGCAAGGGCGACTGCTTCAACACCGACGACGACCTGTCGAAGACCCAGAAGGGCGACGGCACGCAGGCCCGCCTCTCGGTGCGGACCGTGCCCTGCACCCAGCCCCACGAGGGCGAGGCGTACGCGGTCTTCACCCTGGACAACGGGGCGTTCCCCGGCGCGGACAAGATCGTCACGATGTCCGAGGAGAAGTGCGGCGGTTCCGCGCTGACCGACTACGTGGGCGAGGCGGAGAAGCTGCCGAACAACCTCGAGGTCTTCTACTACTACCCGCAGGCCAGCAGCTGGCTGCTCGGCGACCGCACGGTGACCTGCTTCCTGGGCACCTCCAACGGCACGAGCACCGGTTCCGCCCGGGCCGCCGGTTCCTGA
- a CDS encoding IS481 family transposase, producing MPHRNAPLTETGRLRLARCVVEDGWPLRRAAERFQVSPTTAQRWAARYRAGGEAGMTDRSSRPHTSPRRTPTRIERRIIKVRLARRWGPARIAHLLNLVPSTVHRILTRFGLARLTHLDRATGAVIRRYERDRPGELVHVDIKKLGNIPDGGGHKTLGRQAGRKNRSSAGYSYIHTAVDDHSRLAYSEIHADEKKETATAFWARAQAYFAGVGITVERVLTDNGACYRSRDWRDALTAAGIAHKRTRPYRPQTNGKVERLNRTLLEEWAYARPYHSEQERRDAFPGWLHTYNHHRGHTALAGKPPASRVPNLTGQYN from the coding sequence ATGCCCCACCGTAATGCACCCCTGACCGAGACCGGACGCCTTCGCCTGGCCCGCTGCGTGGTCGAGGACGGCTGGCCGCTGCGCCGGGCGGCCGAGCGATTCCAGGTCTCGCCCACCACCGCCCAGCGGTGGGCGGCCCGCTACCGGGCCGGGGGTGAGGCCGGAATGACCGACCGGTCCTCGCGCCCGCACACCAGCCCACGCCGGACCCCGACCCGCATCGAGCGGCGGATCATCAAGGTCCGCCTCGCCCGCCGGTGGGGGCCCGCCCGCATCGCCCACCTGCTCAACCTGGTGCCCTCGACGGTGCACCGGATCCTGACCCGGTTCGGCCTGGCCCGTCTCACGCACCTGGACCGGGCCACCGGCGCCGTCATACGCCGCTACGAACGCGACCGTCCGGGCGAGCTGGTCCACGTGGACATCAAGAAGCTCGGCAACATCCCCGACGGCGGCGGCCACAAGACCCTCGGCCGCCAGGCCGGCCGCAAGAACCGCTCCAGCGCCGGCTACAGCTACATCCACACCGCCGTCGACGACCACTCCCGCCTCGCTTACAGCGAGATCCACGCCGACGAGAAGAAGGAGACCGCCACCGCCTTCTGGGCCCGGGCCCAGGCCTACTTCGCCGGCGTGGGCATCACCGTCGAACGGGTCCTGACCGACAACGGCGCCTGCTACCGCTCCCGCGACTGGCGCGACGCCCTGACAGCGGCCGGAATCGCCCACAAGCGAACCCGGCCCTACCGGCCCCAGACCAACGGCAAGGTCGAACGCCTCAACCGGACCCTGCTCGAGGAGTGGGCCTACGCCCGCCCCTACCACTCAGAGCAGGAACGACGCGACGCCTTCCCTGGCTGGCTCCACACCTACAATCACCACCGCGGACACACCGCACTCGCAGGCAAACCACCCGCCAGCCGCGTCCCCAACCTCACAGGGCAGTACAACTAG
- a CDS encoding polysaccharide deacetylase family protein, which translates to MSSSSARRRRPGAAVAAAVLGLLAAAAAPALAAADSSSHGRSPAASSSRPVHGAAVPQGISRLAQGAGRDVAITVDDGPDPTWTPQVLRVLRQNHVKATFCLIGTRAQKYPELVREIAADGHQLCDHSADHDETMDHKPVAYQRQQVLDGKAMIEAAVPGVAVSYYRAPGGAFTPESRAVAAANGMRPLGWSVDPKDWSRPGLPAIVSAVEDKLPELPTVLFHDGGGDRSQTVAALEQYLPWLRSQGYAFTFPARTAP; encoded by the coding sequence ATGAGCAGCAGTTCCGCGCGCCGTCGTCGGCCGGGCGCCGCGGTGGCGGCGGCCGTCCTCGGCCTCCTGGCGGCGGCCGCCGCGCCGGCCCTCGCCGCGGCGGACTCCTCCTCCCACGGCCGTTCCCCGGCGGCTTCCTCCTCCCGGCCGGTCCACGGCGCGGCCGTCCCGCAGGGCATATCCCGCCTCGCCCAGGGCGCGGGCCGGGACGTCGCGATCACCGTGGACGACGGGCCGGACCCGACGTGGACCCCGCAGGTGCTGCGCGTACTGCGGCAGAACCACGTGAAGGCCACCTTCTGCCTGATCGGCACGCGGGCGCAGAAGTACCCGGAGCTGGTGCGCGAGATCGCCGCCGACGGGCACCAGCTGTGCGACCACTCCGCCGACCACGACGAGACGATGGACCACAAGCCGGTCGCCTACCAGCGGCAGCAGGTCCTGGACGGCAAGGCCATGATCGAGGCGGCCGTACCGGGGGTCGCGGTGAGCTACTACCGCGCCCCGGGCGGTGCCTTCACCCCCGAGAGCCGGGCCGTCGCCGCGGCGAACGGGATGCGCCCGCTGGGCTGGAGCGTGGACCCCAAGGACTGGAGCCGCCCGGGCCTGCCGGCCATCGTCTCGGCGGTGGAGGACAAGCTGCCCGAGCTGCCCACGGTCCTGTTCCACGACGGCGGCGGCGACCGCAGCCAGACCGTGGCCGCCCTGGAGCAGTACCTCCCCTGGCTCCGGTCCCAGGGCTACGCGTTCACGTTCCCGGCGCGGACCGCCCCCTGA
- a CDS encoding sensor histidine kinase, whose product MLRSERARLTALYGSLLVLAGGGLIALVNLLLRGGLYARISGAVTTAVPRGDFEKALVEAGRTPVPAQSVPAGRVPAQEQVQGYAVTRNLSTAVEQATLHELLLVSLVALAVFAVLSIWLAWWMAGRVLRPVGVITETARRLSGANLHERISLQAPPGELKRLADTFDGMLDRMESLVGAQRRFAANAAHELRTPLAVQRAAAEIGLAGDPPPEKVARIRERLIGVADSSEHLIESLLLLAVSEEGLEATEPVDLAELAEADLAATAHEGLTAVTSFAPLTVEGDRALLDHLIRNLLTNAVRHNRPGGRIEVSTAQGPAGGVLTVSNTGPVIDPQDVPRLLEPFRRRAERRHTAGEGAGLGLSLVASIARAHGARLRAEANPAPEGGMTVRVRFQAGAAAAGAGAAGGRSK is encoded by the coding sequence GTGCTCCGTTCCGAGCGCGCCCGTCTGACGGCGCTGTACGGCTCGCTGCTGGTCCTGGCCGGGGGCGGCCTGATCGCCCTGGTGAACCTCCTGCTGCGGGGCGGCCTGTACGCCCGGATCAGCGGCGCCGTGACCACGGCCGTGCCGCGCGGCGACTTCGAGAAGGCCCTGGTGGAGGCGGGCAGGACACCCGTCCCCGCCCAGTCGGTGCCGGCCGGCCGGGTCCCCGCCCAGGAACAGGTCCAGGGGTACGCGGTGACCCGGAACCTCTCCACCGCCGTCGAGCAGGCCACCCTGCACGAGCTCCTGCTGGTCTCGCTCGTCGCGCTCGCCGTGTTCGCCGTGCTGTCGATCTGGCTGGCCTGGTGGATGGCCGGCCGGGTGCTGCGGCCGGTGGGGGTGATCACCGAGACGGCGCGCCGGCTGTCGGGGGCGAACCTGCACGAGCGGATCTCCCTCCAGGCCCCGCCCGGGGAGCTCAAGCGGCTGGCGGACACCTTCGACGGGATGCTCGACCGGATGGAGAGCCTGGTGGGTGCGCAGCGGCGGTTCGCCGCGAACGCCGCCCACGAGCTCCGTACGCCGCTGGCCGTGCAGCGGGCGGCGGCGGAGATCGGGCTGGCCGGGGATCCGCCGCCGGAGAAGGTGGCCCGGATCCGGGAGCGGCTGATCGGCGTCGCGGACTCCAGCGAGCACCTGATCGAGTCGCTCCTGCTGCTCGCCGTGTCGGAGGAGGGCCTGGAGGCCACCGAGCCGGTGGACCTCGCGGAGCTGGCCGAGGCGGACCTGGCGGCGACCGCGCACGAGGGGCTGACGGCCGTCACCTCCTTCGCGCCGCTGACGGTCGAGGGCGACCGTGCGCTGCTGGACCACCTGATCCGCAACCTGCTGACCAATGCCGTACGCCACAACCGGCCGGGGGGCCGGATCGAGGTGAGCACGGCGCAGGGCCCGGCGGGAGGGGTCCTGACGGTCTCCAACACCGGCCCGGTGATCGACCCGCAGGACGTCCCCCGGCTGCTGGAGCCGTTCCGCCGGCGCGCCGAACGCCGCCACACGGCAGGCGAGGGCGCCGGGCTCGGTCTCTCGCTGGTCGCCTCGATCGCCCGCGCCCACGGCGCCCGGCTGCGGGCGGAGGCCAATCCGGCGCCGGAGGGTGGCATGACCGTCCGGGTCCGGTTCCAGGCCGGGGCCGCGGCGGCCGGAGCCGGGGCGGCCGGCGGAAGGAGCAAGTAA
- a CDS encoding response regulator transcription factor, whose protein sequence is MRVLVVEDEEFLREMIAEGLRRDALAVDEAGDGLEALRRLRLGEYDVLVLDRDLPGLHGDEVCRQVVRERMLTRVLMLTASGTVRDRVEGLGLGADDYLTKPFSYDELLARVLALGRRAHPALPPVLERCGVAVDTARRTATRDGRRLALSRKEFAVLEALLRAEGAVLGNDDLIEQVWEQDTSYRTNAVRVTLSKLRAKLGEPQLIETVPGAGYRIADPL, encoded by the coding sequence ATGCGAGTTCTGGTGGTGGAGGACGAGGAGTTCCTCCGGGAGATGATCGCGGAGGGGTTGCGCCGCGACGCGCTGGCCGTCGACGAGGCGGGTGACGGGCTGGAGGCCCTGCGGCGCCTGCGGCTGGGCGAGTACGACGTGCTCGTGCTGGACCGCGATCTGCCCGGGCTGCACGGGGACGAGGTCTGCCGCCAGGTCGTGCGGGAGCGGATGCTGACGCGGGTGCTGATGCTGACGGCCTCGGGGACGGTGCGCGACCGGGTGGAGGGCCTGGGGCTCGGCGCCGACGACTACCTCACCAAGCCGTTCTCCTACGACGAGCTGCTGGCGCGGGTACTGGCCCTGGGGCGGCGGGCGCATCCGGCGCTGCCGCCGGTGCTGGAGCGGTGCGGTGTCGCCGTGGACACGGCGCGGCGGACGGCGACCCGGGACGGGCGGCGGCTCGCGCTGTCACGCAAGGAGTTCGCGGTGCTGGAGGCTCTGCTGCGGGCCGAGGGAGCGGTGCTGGGCAACGACGATCTGATCGAGCAGGTGTGGGAGCAGGACACCTCGTACCGGACGAACGCCGTCCGGGTCACGCTCAGCAAACTGCGGGCGAAGCTGGGCGAGCCGCAGCTGATCGAGACCGTGCCGGGGGCCGGCTACCGGATCGCCGATCCGCTGTGA
- a CDS encoding peptidoglycan-binding protein codes for MNRRGKWLLGSLAVVVAATGGGYAVTAQPRADRTADEDRHADGLPQRTEPVRRGDLSSGLTVEGTLGYAQERRLNAPGPGVLTWAAAAGAAVERDGRLYELGGRPVRLMYGTTPMYRGLKAGDKGEDVKQLKRNLAALGYGTGLDPDDATFTAGTATAVKRWQKAHKAPETGEVGKEDIVFASGPQRVQRSDSQVGDEPGPGKPVLTLTGTERMVRFQLDAAKAGTVKSGDPVTVTLPGGGSATGKIDSVGSTAGPDGDGNGSGGSGGGSGGGGGNAKPKVQVTVTLDDAAQAKGPDQAPVSVRLTGETRKGVLSVPVNALLALAGGGFGVQVVENGAVREVPVELGMFGQGRVEVKGDALKEGVRVGVPNV; via the coding sequence GTGAACCGGCGCGGGAAGTGGCTGCTCGGCTCGCTCGCCGTCGTCGTCGCCGCCACGGGCGGCGGCTACGCGGTGACCGCCCAGCCCCGCGCGGACCGGACGGCGGACGAGGACCGGCACGCCGACGGCCTGCCGCAGCGGACCGAACCGGTCCGCCGGGGCGACCTCAGCTCGGGCCTCACCGTCGAGGGCACCCTCGGCTACGCGCAGGAACGCCGGCTGAACGCCCCCGGCCCCGGCGTCCTCACCTGGGCCGCGGCCGCCGGCGCGGCCGTCGAGCGGGACGGCCGGCTCTACGAGCTCGGCGGCAGACCGGTCCGCCTGATGTACGGGACCACGCCCATGTACCGCGGGCTCAAGGCCGGCGACAAGGGCGAGGACGTCAAACAGCTCAAGCGCAACCTCGCCGCACTCGGCTACGGCACCGGGCTCGACCCGGACGACGCCACCTTCACGGCAGGCACCGCGACGGCCGTCAAGCGCTGGCAGAAGGCCCACAAAGCACCGGAGACCGGCGAGGTCGGCAAGGAGGACATCGTCTTCGCCTCCGGCCCGCAGCGGGTCCAGCGCAGCGACAGCCAGGTCGGTGACGAGCCCGGCCCCGGCAAGCCCGTGCTCACCCTGACCGGCACCGAGCGGATGGTCCGCTTCCAGCTGGACGCCGCCAAGGCGGGCACGGTGAAGAGCGGCGATCCGGTGACCGTGACCCTGCCCGGCGGCGGGAGTGCCACCGGGAAGATCGACTCGGTGGGCAGCACCGCCGGCCCCGACGGCGACGGCAACGGCTCCGGCGGTTCCGGAGGCGGGAGCGGAGGCGGGGGCGGGAACGCAAAGCCGAAGGTCCAGGTCACCGTGACCCTGGACGACGCCGCCCAGGCCAAGGGCCCCGACCAGGCCCCGGTGTCGGTCCGGCTGACCGGCGAGACGCGCAAGGGCGTGCTCTCCGTCCCCGTCAACGCCCTGCTCGCCCTCGCCGGAGGAGGCTTCGGCGTCCAGGTCGTGGAGAACGGCGCCGTACGGGAGGTCCCCGTGGAGCTCGGGATGTTCGGCCAGGGCCGGGTCGAGGTCAAGGGGGACGCCCTGAAGGAGGGCGTCCGGGTGGGGGTGCCGAACGTATGA